In Zingiber officinale cultivar Zhangliang chromosome 8B, Zo_v1.1, whole genome shotgun sequence, a single genomic region encodes these proteins:
- the LOC122015779 gene encoding uncharacterized protein LOC122015779 produces the protein MFSAETERRPRAAEPALLPEPLGQAAQGNTFRNFSLPITKTWGNKRVLRCVNVGEGAAGGGDGAGGRRSSRDLEAGSSDRSVVEEVREKLLAHLREAADRINLIVHRAPLPPPSKGDDHVRETVPAEDPETEPSSSAAAWPWKLRTRRRGARVQAAFERQESASPPVAGEKRSGRLLTSEIMERSERPNFSVTLSREEIDEDIYAVTGHRARRRPRKRPRLIQKQLDMLFPGSWLSEITVDSYKVPE, from the exons ATGTTTTCAGCTGAGACGGAACGCCGGCCTCGGGCTGCAGAGCCGGCGCTTCTGCCGGAGCCTCTTGGGCAGGCGGCGCAGGGCAATACGTTCCGCAACTTCTCGCTCCCGATCACGAAGACGTGGGGGAACAAGCGAGTGCTACGCTGCGTGAACGTGGGCGAGGGAGCCGCCGGCGGCGGCGATGGCGCGGGCGGACGACGATCGTCGCGTGATCTGGAGGCAGGAAGCAGCGACAGAAGTGTGGTGGAGGAAGTGAGGGAGAAACTCTTGGCTCACCTCCGGGAGGCGGCGGATCGAATCAATCTGATAGTTCATCGAGCGCCGCTGCCGCCGCCTTCCAAAGGCGATGACCACGTCAGGGAAACCGTGCCGGCGGAAGATCCCGAAACGGAGCCGTCGTCATCCGCCGCGGCATGGCCGTGGAAACTGCGGACGAGGCGAAGGGGGGCTAGGGTTCAGGCGGCGTTCGAGCGGCAAGAGAGTGCGTCGCCGCCCGTCGCAGGAGAGAAAAGATCCGGGCGGCTGCTGACGTCAGAAATAATGGAGCGGAGCGAACGCCCTAATTTCTCCGTTACGCTTTCCAGGGAGGAGATCGACGAGGACATCTACGCCGTCACCGGTCACAGGGCACGCCGCCGGCCTCGAAAGCGGCCCCGTCTCATCCAGAAGCAACTCGAT ATGTTGTTTCCTGGTTCATGGCTTTCGGAGATCACGGTCGACTCCTACAAGGTCCCCGAATAG
- the LOC122015781 gene encoding probable calcium-binding protein CML18: protein MEKPQLSPSSSPSPSRSPSVGLRRMDELEKVFARFDADGDGRISASELAAVLRALGSDPSPEEIRSMIAEMDADRDGFVDFQEFAAFHLDVSRGSAEAELRDAFRMYDLDNDGRISVEELHRVLRSLGEKCSVADCTRMIRSVDSDGDGSVNFEEFRKMMGGGGRCDGEGKPTRAQGDGLTKD from the coding sequence ATGGAGAAACCCCAGCTGTCGCCGTCGTCGTCTCCATCGCCCTCCCGCTCGCCGTCCGTCGGCTTGCGCCGGATGGACGAGCTGGAGAAGGTCTTCGCCCGCTTCGACGCCGACGGCGACGGCCGGATCTCCGCCTCGGAGCTCGCCGCCGTCCTTCGCGCCCTCGGCTCCGATCCCTCCCCCGAGGAGATCCGTAGCATGATTGCTGAGATGGACGCGGACCGTGATGGGTTCGTCGATTTCCAGGAGTTCGCTGCCTTCCACCTCGACGTCTCCCGCGGCTCCGCGGAGGCGGAACTCAGGGACGCCTTCCGGATGTACGATCTCGACAATGACGGGCGTATCTCTGTGGAGGAACTCCACCGCGTCTTGAGGAGCCTGGGAGAGAAGTGCTCAGTGGCGGACTGCACGCGGATGATCCGATCCGTCGACTCGGACGGCGACGGAAGCGTCAACTTCGAGGAGTTTAGAAAGATGATGGGCGGCGGCGGTCGCTGCGATGGAGAGGGAAAGCCCACTCGAGCACAAGGCGATGGGTTGACCAAAGATTAG
- the LOC122014835 gene encoding uncharacterized protein LOC122014835 isoform X1, translating to MDVDSQPTMEETIIVGDDLMMGPPSPIIPPEIASHVLEGVDLCDQVLRNFFLCLQINDVEPFCQDEIILYQECAAKRDKELRRKLFDSERKLGLSMPLGDAKERAANLEAQIKTLERRMILASGVEGMEGFRQRWSLHGRIEDTKRRMESLKEGITKSKSENIPEPKVDPAKKKWFF from the exons ATGGATG TTGATTCACAGCCGACGATGGAGGAAACTATCATTGTTGGTGATGACCTTATGATGGGCCCCCCATCACCTATCATTCCTCCAGAGATTGCATCTCATGTCCTGGAAGGTGTAGACTTATGCGATCAAGTATTGCGGAACTTTTTCTTGT GCTTGCAAATCAATGATGTTGAGCCATtttgtcaagatgagatcatctTGTATCAAGAGTGTGCTGCAAAGAGA GATAAGGAGTTAAGACGTAAACTTTTTGATAGTGAACGTAAGCTGGGTTTGTCTATGCCCTTGGGAGATGCAAAGGAACGAGCTGCTAATCTTGAAGCACAAATTAAAACTCTAGAAAG GCGTATGATTCTTGCAAGTGGAGTTGAAGGAATGGAAGGATTCCGCCAACGTTGGAGTTTGCATGGGCGTATTGAGGATACCAA AAGAAGAATGGAATCTTTGAAAGAGGGGATCACAAAGAGTAAATCGGAAAATATTCCAGAACCTAAAGTAGACCCAGCTAAGAAGAAATggttcttttga
- the LOC122014835 gene encoding uncharacterized protein LOC122014835 isoform X2 has protein sequence MDVDSQPTMEETIIVGDDLMMGPPSPIIPPEIASHVLEGVDLCDQVLRNFFLCLQINDVEPFCQDEIILYQECAAKRDKELRRKLFDSERKLGLSMPLGDAKERAANLEAQIKTLERRMILASGVEGMEGFRQRWSLHGRIEDTKRMESLKEGITKSKSENIPEPKVDPAKKKWFF, from the exons ATGGATG TTGATTCACAGCCGACGATGGAGGAAACTATCATTGTTGGTGATGACCTTATGATGGGCCCCCCATCACCTATCATTCCTCCAGAGATTGCATCTCATGTCCTGGAAGGTGTAGACTTATGCGATCAAGTATTGCGGAACTTTTTCTTGT GCTTGCAAATCAATGATGTTGAGCCATtttgtcaagatgagatcatctTGTATCAAGAGTGTGCTGCAAAGAGA GATAAGGAGTTAAGACGTAAACTTTTTGATAGTGAACGTAAGCTGGGTTTGTCTATGCCCTTGGGAGATGCAAAGGAACGAGCTGCTAATCTTGAAGCACAAATTAAAACTCTAGAAAG GCGTATGATTCTTGCAAGTGGAGTTGAAGGAATGGAAGGATTCCGCCAACGTTGGAGTTTGCATGGGCGTATTGAGGATACCAA AAGAATGGAATCTTTGAAAGAGGGGATCACAAAGAGTAAATCGGAAAATATTCCAGAACCTAAAGTAGACCCAGCTAAGAAGAAATggttcttttga